A region from the Flavobacteriales bacterium genome encodes:
- a CDS encoding T9SS type A sorting domain-containing protein codes for MMKRGIALVALVVVLTGPTVHAQCPDNNTLFGVAITPPCPGSTTSGCVPAGQYILVNVVAGNVYTFNTCAAAWDTQITLYNNGGGASLGYNDDFCAPGSQVTWTATFTGQLRVLVDQWNCTTSANCVPIGIACSAPPPPVTNNEPCTSVSLPVNTSCVAQNFSNVGSTITINPPTPSCGLITGGDVWFSFVAPPSGIVNFQTAAGTLLDAVMAVYSATNCSTALVEVGCDDDSGPGTMPYLSLTGLTPGNTYFIRIFGFSGTTGTFSICLTTVALPAGDCIYQLSMFDSFGDGWDGSTVGISINGGPFTNYTLPGGSNGIALIGVNIGDIVIVQYTENSFFPGEISYSIGPGCIWSDGPTPSTGIVFTQTVDCQPAPSPPEDCAGAITICNNQAFNNNTQSTGCAFDLDAANQGCLASAERQGTWYYFSPSTSGNVAFTISPTDPTDDYDFAIWGPFPPGNPICPPPGAPLRCSYAAPAGDTGLNYTAVDNTEGAGGDKWVNDLAVVAGQVYILYVSNFSQSGLAFNLNWNLTNGASLDCTVLPVELVYFEAKAAAAAVDLTWGTATELNSDHFLVERSTDGEFFTTVGHVQAAGNSLVDHHYVFVDRNPPTGLLQYRLRQVDTDGRSAYSDRATVLMGSLVLAGAPYPNPSSSEVRLDLAVASEGLYRVQFIDLLGRAHLDQRFSAHRGQQTMVMNVQPLDAGPYLVRIVAPDGSVVTTGSFAKY; via the coding sequence ATGATGAAGCGTGGTATTGCACTGGTCGCATTGGTCGTCGTTTTGACCGGACCAACGGTGCACGCCCAGTGCCCTGATAACAACACCTTGTTCGGTGTGGCCATCACCCCACCTTGCCCCGGATCAACGACGAGCGGATGTGTGCCGGCGGGCCAGTACATCCTGGTGAACGTGGTGGCCGGCAACGTGTACACCTTCAACACGTGCGCCGCGGCCTGGGATACACAGATAACGCTCTACAACAACGGCGGCGGAGCTAGCCTGGGCTACAACGACGATTTCTGCGCACCCGGGTCGCAGGTTACCTGGACCGCCACCTTCACCGGGCAATTGCGGGTGCTGGTGGACCAGTGGAACTGTACAACCAGCGCGAATTGTGTACCCATCGGCATCGCATGCTCGGCGCCGCCGCCACCGGTCACGAACAACGAGCCGTGCACCTCCGTCAGTCTCCCGGTGAACACTTCCTGCGTTGCGCAGAATTTCTCGAACGTCGGTTCCACCATTACCATCAACCCACCAACACCGAGCTGCGGTTTGATCACGGGTGGTGACGTTTGGTTCAGCTTCGTTGCGCCTCCATCCGGTATTGTGAATTTCCAGACCGCCGCCGGCACATTGCTCGACGCCGTCATGGCCGTGTATTCCGCCACCAATTGCTCAACCGCTCTGGTTGAAGTCGGCTGCGATGACGACTCAGGACCCGGCACCATGCCCTATCTGTCACTTACGGGGCTCACACCGGGCAATACCTACTTCATCAGGATCTTCGGTTTCAGTGGCACCACCGGCACCTTCAGCATATGCCTCACCACGGTTGCACTTCCCGCAGGTGATTGCATCTACCAGTTGAGCATGTTCGACAGTTTCGGTGACGGATGGGACGGTAGCACCGTGGGCATCAGCATCAATGGCGGCCCCTTCACCAACTACACGCTTCCCGGGGGCTCCAACGGCATCGCTCTCATTGGGGTGAACATCGGCGACATCGTTATCGTGCAGTACACCGAGAACAGCTTCTTCCCCGGCGAGATCAGTTATTCCATCGGGCCCGGATGCATCTGGAGCGACGGACCTACGCCCTCGACCGGGATCGTGTTCACGCAAACCGTCGATTGCCAGCCTGCCCCCTCCCCTCCGGAAGACTGTGCCGGTGCGATCACCATTTGCAATAACCAGGCGTTCAACAACAATACGCAGAGCACAGGTTGCGCATTCGATCTGGATGCCGCCAACCAGGGCTGCCTGGCAAGTGCAGAGCGCCAAGGGACGTGGTATTACTTCAGTCCAAGCACCAGTGGAAACGTCGCGTTCACCATTTCCCCGACCGATCCAACGGACGATTACGACTTCGCCATCTGGGGGCCCTTCCCACCGGGGAATCCCATTTGCCCTCCACCCGGTGCACCGCTCCGTTGTTCTTATGCGGCCCCTGCTGGTGATACCGGTCTCAACTACACGGCGGTCGACAATACGGAAGGGGCAGGTGGGGACAAATGGGTGAACGACCTGGCCGTGGTGGCTGGCCAAGTGTATATCCTGTACGTTTCGAATTTCAGCCAGAGCGGTCTGGCCTTCAACCTGAACTGGAACCTGACCAATGGTGCCAGTTTGGATTGTACGGTCCTGCCGGTTGAACTCGTCTACTTCGAGGCGAAAGCCGCAGCGGCGGCAGTTGATCTTACCTGGGGAACGGCTACTGAGCTCAATAGCGACCACTTCCTGGTGGAACGTAGCACGGATGGCGAGTTCTTCACTACGGTGGGCCATGTGCAGGCTGCCGGCAACAGTCTCGTGGATCACCACTACGTCTTCGTTGACCGGAACCCACCCACTGGACTGCTGCAATACCGCCTCAGGCAAGTTGACACGGACGGCCGATCAGCGTACTCCGATCGGGCGACGGTTCTCATGGGCAGCCTGGTCCTGGCAGGTGCTCCGTACCCCAATCCTTCCTCCTCGGAGGTCCGCCTTGACCTCGCCGTGGCCAGCGAGGGGCTTTACCGGGTGCAGTTCATCGACCTCTTGGGCCGAGCACATTTGGACCAACGGTTCAGCGCCCATCGAGGGCAACAGACCATGGTCATGAACGTTCAGCCGTTGGATGCCGGGCCTTATCTGGTGCGGATCGTGGCCCCGGACGGCTCGGTGGTCACGACCGGTAGCTTCGCTAAATACTGA